Proteins encoded in a region of the Raphanus sativus cultivar WK10039 chromosome 8, ASM80110v3, whole genome shotgun sequence genome:
- the LOC108822371 gene encoding protein REDUCED CHLOROPLAST COVERAGE 2 isoform X2 → MAPKAGKTKPHKSKGDKKKKEEKVLPIVIEISVETPDESQVTLKGISTDRILDVRKLLAVHVQTCHLTNFSLTHQVRGTRLKDSVDIVSLKPCHLTIVEEDYTEEQATAHIRRLLDIVACTTAFGPSKPPVSRASPKESGSNDDAGDSGSNLSPKSEKKLVVVGGGGGCEASQAAEGGEKGEINMSPPIRLGQFYEFISFSHLTPPIQYIRRSVRPSIEDKGEDDLFQVDVKVSSGKPITVVASRGGFFPAGKQQLLCNSLVELLQQISRPFDAAYDALMKAFIEHNKFANLPYGFRANTWVVPPVVADSPSTFPSLPVEDGTWGGDGGGAGRSGGKHEGRKWAVDFAVLAAMPCKTSEERQVRDRKAFLLHSLFVDVSVSRAVEMIKNVVESNQRSLKDPAALAFHEERVGDLIIRVARDDPDGSAKLDRKSDGTRVLEISQEELAQRNLLKGITADESATVHDTSTLGVVVVRHCGFTAIVKVSAEYPMEGGQIPHDIDIEDQSDGGANALNVNSLRTLLHKSSTPSNVAQKSPNADSEQIHVAKSLVRKVFEDSLQKLETEPSRITKPIRWELGACWVQHLQNEASSKSESKNTEDAKPEPAVKGLGKQGALLKEIKRKIDVKANKTEQGKDALASTVDNDNKSEADDQKELEKQNQEMEKMWKELVTEAAYQRLKESETGFHLKSPRELIEMARKYYTDTALPKLVADFGSLELSPVDGRTLTDFMHTRGLQMQSLGRVVELAEKLPHVQSLCIHEMIIRAYKHILQAVIAAVENTADVAISIATCLNVLLGTPSDTESENDEKIKWTWVETFISKRFGWDWKHEGCQELRKFSILRGLSHKVGLELVPKDYEMDTSSPFKKLDIISMVPVYKHVACSSADGRTLLESSKTSLDKGKLEDAVNYGTKALAKLVAVCGPYHRMTAGAYSLLAVVLYHTGDFNQATIYQQKALDINERELGLDHPDTMKSYGDLAVFYYRLQHTELALKYVNRALYLLHLTCGPSHPNTAATYINVAMMEEGLGNVHVALRYLHEALKCNQRLLGADHIQTAASYHAIAIALSLMEAYSLSVQHEQTTLQILQAKLGLEDLRTQDAAAWLEYFESKALEQQEAARNGTPKPDASISSKGHLSVSDLLDYITPDTDLKARDAQRKARLKVKGRPGQSPGPVSEENQKDDESLTPTPITGESSSDKENTSEAKPEETKVEKRDMEPQDLVTLVNVEATAQEDDSSDEGWQEAVPKNRYPSGRRTRPSLAKLNTNFTNVNQQTSKSRGKPTNFASPRTSPNEISISAAGSTSQHAKKALKSPSLNKKQHSTNIVGEKKPVSNKSATEQINKATPMVSPVTVKAGKLFSYKEVALAPPGTIVKIVAEQLTEETTAPETLDAAKVAVDGPEKVKAEEVESESKHEATETETKNADGNEQGVAVGGSKLMSAQEDIKAEKAGEEGSPTKTAVSDASQGMSESVQTAKDSNGSGPVIGVKQHMDVSDAEARAVDGETEDLPNADSSPKSPGEKQEACEAQKEMSKKLSASAPPYTPTTIPIFGSITVPVFNDHVGILPSPPNIPPMLPVNHLRRSAPHQSVTARVPYGPRLSGGGYNRSGNRVPRNKPSFSISPESNGEANQFIGPRIMNPHAAEFIPSQPWVSNGYPVSPNGYLVSPNGTEITQNGYPLSPVAGAYPCNIPAQPQNGHITPAPLALEELPGTESAEEKSGGEEEKKAAEDGEVTVQESKETPENGQSAVGEEKPTEEEDI, encoded by the exons ATGGCTCCTAAAGCTGGGAAAACAAAGCCACACAAGAGTAAAggagataagaagaagaaggaagagaaag TTCTGCCCATTGTCATTGAGATAAGTGTTGAAACACCAGACGAATCCCAAGTGACTCTCAAG GGAATCTCTACGGACAGAATCTTAGATGTGAGGAAGCTCTTAGCAGTCCATGTTCAGACATGCCACTTAACCAACTTTTCTCTCACCCACCag GTGCGTGGTACTAGACTCAAGGATTCCGTTGACATCGTATCGCTCAAACCCTGCCACCTCACCATCGTCGAAG AGGATTACACGGAGGAGCAAGCCACCGCGCACATACGGCGGCTCCTCGACATCGTCGCTTGCACCACCGCCTTCGGTCCGTCGAAACCGCCGGTATCCCGCGCATCTCCCAAGGAATCAGGTTCGAACGATGATGCCGGCGATTCGGGTTCCAATCTCAGCCCTAAATCGGAGAAGAAACTCGTCGTcgtcggcggcggcggcggatgTGAGGCTTCTCAGGCGGCGGAAGGCGGGGAGAAGGGAGAAATCAACATGTCTCCACCGATTCGTCTCGGTCAATTCTACGAGTTCATCTCCTTCTCCCACCTCACTCCACCCATCCAAT ATATCAGAAGGTCTGTTCGTCCATCGATAGAAGATAAAGGAGAAGATGATCTCTTCCAAGTCGAT GTTAAAGTTTCAAGTGGGAAGCCTATCACTGTTGTTGCATCAAGAGGAGGTTTTTTCCCAGCTGGGAAACAGCAGCTTCTGTGTAATTCTTTGGTTGAGCTGCTGCAACAGATAAGCAGGCCATTTGATGCG GCTTATGACGCTCTTATGAAAGCTTTCATTGAGCATAATAAA TTTGCCAACCTTCCTTATGGTTTCCGGGCAAACACTTGGGTAGTTCCTCCGGTTGTTGCGGATAGCCCTTCTACTTTTCCGTCGCTTCCAGTGGAGGATGGGACGTGGGGAGGAGACGGTGGGGGAGCAGGCCGGTCTGGTGGTAAGCATGAGGGAAGAAAGTGGGCTGtggattttgcggttttggcagCAATGCCTTGTAAAACATCTGAAGAGAGACAGGTTCGAGATAGGAAGGCCTTTCTACTCCACAGCCTATTCGTCGACGTTTCAGTTTCCAGAGCAGTGGAAATGATAAAGAATGTAGTGGAGAGTAATCAACGCTCATTGAAGGATCCTGCTGCGTTGGCTTTCCATGAAGAAAGAGTAGGTGATTTGATCATAAGGGTGGCTAGAGATGATCCTGATGGGAGTGCCAAGCTTGACCGAAAGAGTGATGGGACTCGTGTTCTAGAGATCTCTCAGGAAGAACTTGCGCAGAGGAATTTACTTAAAGGGATCACTGCTGATGAGAGTGCAACGGTTCAT GATACGTCTACCTTGGGTGTGGTAGTTGTCAGACATTGTGGTTTCACAGCCATTGTAAAGGTTTCTGCTGAATACCCCATGGAAGGGGGCCAAATCCCACATGATATCGACATCGAAGACCAATCAGATGGAGGTGCAAATGCACTGAATGTAAATAG CCTGAGAACTCTATTGCACAAGTCGTCAACGCCCTCCAACGTAGCGCAGAAATCACCAAATGCAGACTCGGAACAAATACATGTGGCTAAGTCCCTTGTGAGGAAAGTATTTGAGGATAGTCTGCAGAAATTGGAGACTGAACCCTCAAGAATTACCAAGCCTATAAGGTGGGAATTAGGAGCTTGTTGGGTGCAGCATCTGCAAAATGAAGCTTCTAGTAAAAGTGAGTCTAAGAATACTGAAGATGCTAAGCCTGAACCAGCTGTTAAGGGTCTTGGAAAGCAAGGTGCACTGCTAAAGGAGATAAAAAGGAAGATTGATGTGAAAGCTAACAAGACTGAACAGGGAAAGGATGCCCTGGCTAGCACGGTTGACAATGAcaataaatcagaagctgatgaTCAGAAGGAACTCGAGAAACAAAATCAGGAAATGGAAAAGATGTGGAAAGAACTGGTGACAGAAGCTGCATATCAGCGTCTTAAAGAATCAGAAACTGGTTTTCATCTCAAG TCACCCAGAGAGCTGATTGAAATGGCCCGTAAATACTACACTGACACCGCTCTTCCAAAACTG GTTGCAGACTTTGGATCTCTTGAACTCTCACCCGTCGATGGGAGAACTTTGACAGACTTTATGCACACCAGAGGCTTACAAATGCAGTCCTTGGGGAGAGTG GTTGAGCTGGCTGAAAAGCTCCCTCATGTGCAATCTCTTTGTATTCATGAAATGATTATTCGGGCATACAAGCATATACTGCAGGCTGTTATAGCAGCTGTTGAAAACACTGCTGATGTGGCCATCTCAATAGCAACATGCTTAAATGTTCTATTGGGAACACCGTCTGACACTGAAAGTGAAAATGATGAGAAAATAAAATGGACTTGGGTTGAAACGTTCATTTCCAAGAGGTTTGGATGGGACTGGAAGCATGAAGGCTGCCAGGAACTGAGGAAATTTTCCATCCTCAGAGGACTGTCACACAAG GTTGGACTGGAGCTTGTTCCTAAGGACTATGAGATGGACACGTCAAGTCCATTTAAGAAGTTGGATATCATCAGTATGGTTCCTGTATATAAG CATGTAGCATGTTCATCCGCCGATGGACGCACTTTGTTGGAATCATCCAAAACATCCTTAGATAAAGGCAAACTTGAGGATGCTGTCAATTATGGTACCAAG GCATTGGCGAAGCTTGTAGCAGTTTGTGGCCCATATCATAGAATGACCGCTGGAGCATATAGTCTTCTTGCTGTTGTGCTGTATCATACTGGGGACTTTAACCAG GCTACCATTTATCAGCAGAAAGCACTCGACATAAATGAAAGGGAACTTGGACTTGATCACCCAGACACAATGAAAAGCTACGGCGACCTGGCCGTCTTCTATTATCGTCTTCAGCACACAGAGTTAGCTTTGAA GTATGTTAACCGTGCATTGTACCTTCTACATCTAACATGTGGACCATCACATCCAAATACTGCTGCCACTTATATTAATGTAGCGATGATGGAAGAAGGTTTGGGGAATGTCCATGTGGCTTTAAGATACCTTCATGAAGCGTTGAAATGTAACCAGCGACTACTTGGAGCTGATCATATCCAG ACTGCTGCAAGCTACCATGCCATTGCTATTGCTCTTTCTCTGATGGAAGCATACTCCTTGAGCGTCCAACATGAGCAGACTACTCTACAGATTCTACAAGCAAAATTAGGCCTTGAAGATCTCCGGACACAG GATGCGGCTGCGTGGCTTGAGTATTTTGAGTCTAAAGCTCTAGAACAGCAAGAAGCTGCACGAAATGGTACTCCCAAGCCAGACGCCTCTATTTCCAGCAAAGGCCATCTCAg TGTATCAGACCTGCTGGATTATATAACCCCGGATACGGATCTCAAAGCAAGGGATGCCCAAAGGAAAGCTCGCCTGAAG GTCAAGGGAAGACCAGGACAAAGTCCAGGACCTGTGTCAGAAGAAAATCAGAAAGATGATGAAAGTCTGACTCCGACTCCTATAACTGGGGAGAGTTCAAGTGATAAAGAGAATACATCCGAAGCAAAACCTGAAGAAACAAAGGTTGAGAAACGTGATATGGAACCTCAAGATCTGGTGACGCTGGTTAATGTAGAGGCCACGGCTCAAGAGGACGACTCCTCTGACGAAGGATGGCAAGAAGCTGTCCCGAAAAATCGTTATCCTTCTGGGCGTAGAACCCGTCCCAGCCTGGCAAAGCTGAACACAAACTTCACGAACGTGAACCAGCAGACATCAAAAAGCAGAGGAAAACCCACCAATTTCGCGTCCCCAAGGACTAGTCCAAATGAGATTTCGATATCTGCTGCTGGTTCTACTTCCCAGCACGCCAAGAAGGCTTTGAAGAGCCCGAGTTTGAATAAAAAGCAACACAGTACCAATATAGTGGGAGAAAAGAAGCCAGTTAGCAATAAATCCGCCACCGAACAGATCAACAAGGCAACTCCTATGGTGAGTCCGGTGACTGTCAAAGCTGGGAAACTGTTTTCCTATAAGGAGGTTGCACTGGCACCCCCCGGAACTATTGTGAAAATAGTTGCGGAGCAGTTGACAGAAGAAACAACTGCCCCAGAGACATTGGACGCGGCAAAAGTTGCAGTAGATGGTCCTGAGAAAGTTAAGGCTGAGGAGGTTGAGAGTGAGAGTAAGCATGAGGCTACAGAAACGGAAACGAAAAATGCTGATGGTAATGAACAAGGAGTTGCTGTTGGTGGATCAAAGTTGATGAGTGCACAAGAGGATATCAAGGCTGAAAAGGCAGGAGAAGAAGGGTCTCCAACAAAGACAGCGGTTTCAGACGCAAGTCAAGGAATGTCTGAAAGTGTACAAACAGCAAAAGATTCAAATGGAAGTGGACCAGTAATAGGAGTGAAGCAACATATGGATGTGTCTGATGCTGAAGCCAGAGCAGTAGATGGTGAAACTGAAGATCTGCCTAATGCAGACTCAAGTCCAAAGTCACCAGGAGAAAAGCAAGAGGCATGCGAGGCACAAAAAGAGATGAGCAAGAAGCTCTCTGCTTCTGCTCCACCCTATACCCCAACGACCATTCCAATTTTTGGGTCGATTACTGTTCCAGTGTTCAACGACCATGTGGGTATCCTCCCCTCCCCACCGAATATTCCACCAATGCTTCCTGTAAACCATCTCCGCAGGTCAGCTCCTCATCAGTCTGTAACAGCTCGAGTTCCCTACGGGCCTAGGCTTTCAGGTGGTGGCTACAACCGATCTGGAAACAGGGTCCCTCGTAACAAACCAAGCTTCTCCATTAGCCCTGAGTCCAATGGCGAGGCTAATCAGTTCATTGGGCCAAGAATAATGAACCCTCATGCGGCTGAGTTCATACCGAGTCAACCATGGGTTTCTAACGGATATCCAGTGTCACCAAACGGCTATCTTGTATCACCAAATGGGACGGAAATAACACAGAATGGGTACCCGTTGTCGCCAGTAGCAGGTGCATATCCGTGTAACATACCCGCACAGCCTCAGAACGGACATATTACACCTGCACCACTGGCTTTAGAAGAGTTACCTGGTACCGAAAGCGCCGAGGAGAAGAGTGGAggcgaagaagagaagaaagctGCAGAGGATGGAGAAGTCACTGTACAAGAAAGTAAAGAAACGCCTGAAAATGGACAGTCGGCAGTAGGCGAAGAGAAACCCACAGAAGAAGAGGATATCTAA
- the LOC108822371 gene encoding protein REDUCED CHLOROPLAST COVERAGE 2 isoform X1, with the protein MAPKAGKTKPHKSKGDKKKKEEKVLPIVIEISVETPDESQVTLKGISTDRILDVRKLLAVHVQTCHLTNFSLTHQVRGTRLKDSVDIVSLKPCHLTIVEEDYTEEQATAHIRRLLDIVACTTAFGPSKPPVSRASPKESGSNDDAGDSGSNLSPKSEKKLVVVGGGGGCEASQAAEGGEKGEINMSPPIRLGQFYEFISFSHLTPPIQYIRRSVRPSIEDKGEDDLFQVDVKVSSGKPITVVASRGGFFPAGKQQLLCNSLVELLQQISRPFDAAYDALMKAFIEHNKFANLPYGFRANTWVVPPVVADSPSTFPSLPVEDGTWGGDGGGAGRSGGKHEGRKWAVDFAVLAAMPCKTSEERQVRDRKAFLLHSLFVDVSVSRAVEMIKNVVESNQRSLKDPAALAFHEERVGDLIIRVARDDPDGSAKLDRKSDGTRVLEISQEELAQRNLLKGITADESATVHDTSTLGVVVVRHCGFTAIVKVSAEYPMEGGQIPHDIDIEDQSDGGANALNVNSLRTLLHKSSTPSNVAQKSPNADSEQIHVAKSLVRKVFEDSLQKLETEPSRITKPIRWELGACWVQHLQNEASSKSESKNTEDAKPEPAVKGLGKQGALLKEIKRKIDVKANKTEQGKDALASTVDNDNKSEADDQKELEKQNQEMEKMWKELVTEAAYQRLKESETGFHLKSPRELIEMARKYYTDTALPKLVADFGSLELSPVDGRTLTDFMHTRGLQMQSLGRVVELAEKLPHVQSLCIHEMIIRAYKHILQAVIAAVENTADVAISIATCLNVLLGTPSDTESENDEKIKWTWVETFISKRFGWDWKHEGCQELRKFSILRGLSHKVGLELVPKDYEMDTSSPFKKLDIISMVPVYKVHSYLTLVIGHKKVIFKWLKSTALSVQHVACSSADGRTLLESSKTSLDKGKLEDAVNYGTKALAKLVAVCGPYHRMTAGAYSLLAVVLYHTGDFNQATIYQQKALDINERELGLDHPDTMKSYGDLAVFYYRLQHTELALKYVNRALYLLHLTCGPSHPNTAATYINVAMMEEGLGNVHVALRYLHEALKCNQRLLGADHIQTAASYHAIAIALSLMEAYSLSVQHEQTTLQILQAKLGLEDLRTQDAAAWLEYFESKALEQQEAARNGTPKPDASISSKGHLSVSDLLDYITPDTDLKARDAQRKARLKVKGRPGQSPGPVSEENQKDDESLTPTPITGESSSDKENTSEAKPEETKVEKRDMEPQDLVTLVNVEATAQEDDSSDEGWQEAVPKNRYPSGRRTRPSLAKLNTNFTNVNQQTSKSRGKPTNFASPRTSPNEISISAAGSTSQHAKKALKSPSLNKKQHSTNIVGEKKPVSNKSATEQINKATPMVSPVTVKAGKLFSYKEVALAPPGTIVKIVAEQLTEETTAPETLDAAKVAVDGPEKVKAEEVESESKHEATETETKNADGNEQGVAVGGSKLMSAQEDIKAEKAGEEGSPTKTAVSDASQGMSESVQTAKDSNGSGPVIGVKQHMDVSDAEARAVDGETEDLPNADSSPKSPGEKQEACEAQKEMSKKLSASAPPYTPTTIPIFGSITVPVFNDHVGILPSPPNIPPMLPVNHLRRSAPHQSVTARVPYGPRLSGGGYNRSGNRVPRNKPSFSISPESNGEANQFIGPRIMNPHAAEFIPSQPWVSNGYPVSPNGYLVSPNGTEITQNGYPLSPVAGAYPCNIPAQPQNGHITPAPLALEELPGTESAEEKSGGEEEKKAAEDGEVTVQESKETPENGQSAVGEEKPTEEEDI; encoded by the exons ATGGCTCCTAAAGCTGGGAAAACAAAGCCACACAAGAGTAAAggagataagaagaagaaggaagagaaag TTCTGCCCATTGTCATTGAGATAAGTGTTGAAACACCAGACGAATCCCAAGTGACTCTCAAG GGAATCTCTACGGACAGAATCTTAGATGTGAGGAAGCTCTTAGCAGTCCATGTTCAGACATGCCACTTAACCAACTTTTCTCTCACCCACCag GTGCGTGGTACTAGACTCAAGGATTCCGTTGACATCGTATCGCTCAAACCCTGCCACCTCACCATCGTCGAAG AGGATTACACGGAGGAGCAAGCCACCGCGCACATACGGCGGCTCCTCGACATCGTCGCTTGCACCACCGCCTTCGGTCCGTCGAAACCGCCGGTATCCCGCGCATCTCCCAAGGAATCAGGTTCGAACGATGATGCCGGCGATTCGGGTTCCAATCTCAGCCCTAAATCGGAGAAGAAACTCGTCGTcgtcggcggcggcggcggatgTGAGGCTTCTCAGGCGGCGGAAGGCGGGGAGAAGGGAGAAATCAACATGTCTCCACCGATTCGTCTCGGTCAATTCTACGAGTTCATCTCCTTCTCCCACCTCACTCCACCCATCCAAT ATATCAGAAGGTCTGTTCGTCCATCGATAGAAGATAAAGGAGAAGATGATCTCTTCCAAGTCGAT GTTAAAGTTTCAAGTGGGAAGCCTATCACTGTTGTTGCATCAAGAGGAGGTTTTTTCCCAGCTGGGAAACAGCAGCTTCTGTGTAATTCTTTGGTTGAGCTGCTGCAACAGATAAGCAGGCCATTTGATGCG GCTTATGACGCTCTTATGAAAGCTTTCATTGAGCATAATAAA TTTGCCAACCTTCCTTATGGTTTCCGGGCAAACACTTGGGTAGTTCCTCCGGTTGTTGCGGATAGCCCTTCTACTTTTCCGTCGCTTCCAGTGGAGGATGGGACGTGGGGAGGAGACGGTGGGGGAGCAGGCCGGTCTGGTGGTAAGCATGAGGGAAGAAAGTGGGCTGtggattttgcggttttggcagCAATGCCTTGTAAAACATCTGAAGAGAGACAGGTTCGAGATAGGAAGGCCTTTCTACTCCACAGCCTATTCGTCGACGTTTCAGTTTCCAGAGCAGTGGAAATGATAAAGAATGTAGTGGAGAGTAATCAACGCTCATTGAAGGATCCTGCTGCGTTGGCTTTCCATGAAGAAAGAGTAGGTGATTTGATCATAAGGGTGGCTAGAGATGATCCTGATGGGAGTGCCAAGCTTGACCGAAAGAGTGATGGGACTCGTGTTCTAGAGATCTCTCAGGAAGAACTTGCGCAGAGGAATTTACTTAAAGGGATCACTGCTGATGAGAGTGCAACGGTTCAT GATACGTCTACCTTGGGTGTGGTAGTTGTCAGACATTGTGGTTTCACAGCCATTGTAAAGGTTTCTGCTGAATACCCCATGGAAGGGGGCCAAATCCCACATGATATCGACATCGAAGACCAATCAGATGGAGGTGCAAATGCACTGAATGTAAATAG CCTGAGAACTCTATTGCACAAGTCGTCAACGCCCTCCAACGTAGCGCAGAAATCACCAAATGCAGACTCGGAACAAATACATGTGGCTAAGTCCCTTGTGAGGAAAGTATTTGAGGATAGTCTGCAGAAATTGGAGACTGAACCCTCAAGAATTACCAAGCCTATAAGGTGGGAATTAGGAGCTTGTTGGGTGCAGCATCTGCAAAATGAAGCTTCTAGTAAAAGTGAGTCTAAGAATACTGAAGATGCTAAGCCTGAACCAGCTGTTAAGGGTCTTGGAAAGCAAGGTGCACTGCTAAAGGAGATAAAAAGGAAGATTGATGTGAAAGCTAACAAGACTGAACAGGGAAAGGATGCCCTGGCTAGCACGGTTGACAATGAcaataaatcagaagctgatgaTCAGAAGGAACTCGAGAAACAAAATCAGGAAATGGAAAAGATGTGGAAAGAACTGGTGACAGAAGCTGCATATCAGCGTCTTAAAGAATCAGAAACTGGTTTTCATCTCAAG TCACCCAGAGAGCTGATTGAAATGGCCCGTAAATACTACACTGACACCGCTCTTCCAAAACTG GTTGCAGACTTTGGATCTCTTGAACTCTCACCCGTCGATGGGAGAACTTTGACAGACTTTATGCACACCAGAGGCTTACAAATGCAGTCCTTGGGGAGAGTG GTTGAGCTGGCTGAAAAGCTCCCTCATGTGCAATCTCTTTGTATTCATGAAATGATTATTCGGGCATACAAGCATATACTGCAGGCTGTTATAGCAGCTGTTGAAAACACTGCTGATGTGGCCATCTCAATAGCAACATGCTTAAATGTTCTATTGGGAACACCGTCTGACACTGAAAGTGAAAATGATGAGAAAATAAAATGGACTTGGGTTGAAACGTTCATTTCCAAGAGGTTTGGATGGGACTGGAAGCATGAAGGCTGCCAGGAACTGAGGAAATTTTCCATCCTCAGAGGACTGTCACACAAG GTTGGACTGGAGCTTGTTCCTAAGGACTATGAGATGGACACGTCAAGTCCATTTAAGAAGTTGGATATCATCAGTATGGTTCCTGTATATAAGGTGCATAGCTATCTTACTCTCGTAATAGGCCATAAAAAGGTAATATTTAAGTGGCTAAAAAGTACTGCTTTGTCTGTGCAGCATGTAGCATGTTCATCCGCCGATGGACGCACTTTGTTGGAATCATCCAAAACATCCTTAGATAAAGGCAAACTTGAGGATGCTGTCAATTATGGTACCAAG GCATTGGCGAAGCTTGTAGCAGTTTGTGGCCCATATCATAGAATGACCGCTGGAGCATATAGTCTTCTTGCTGTTGTGCTGTATCATACTGGGGACTTTAACCAG GCTACCATTTATCAGCAGAAAGCACTCGACATAAATGAAAGGGAACTTGGACTTGATCACCCAGACACAATGAAAAGCTACGGCGACCTGGCCGTCTTCTATTATCGTCTTCAGCACACAGAGTTAGCTTTGAA GTATGTTAACCGTGCATTGTACCTTCTACATCTAACATGTGGACCATCACATCCAAATACTGCTGCCACTTATATTAATGTAGCGATGATGGAAGAAGGTTTGGGGAATGTCCATGTGGCTTTAAGATACCTTCATGAAGCGTTGAAATGTAACCAGCGACTACTTGGAGCTGATCATATCCAG ACTGCTGCAAGCTACCATGCCATTGCTATTGCTCTTTCTCTGATGGAAGCATACTCCTTGAGCGTCCAACATGAGCAGACTACTCTACAGATTCTACAAGCAAAATTAGGCCTTGAAGATCTCCGGACACAG GATGCGGCTGCGTGGCTTGAGTATTTTGAGTCTAAAGCTCTAGAACAGCAAGAAGCTGCACGAAATGGTACTCCCAAGCCAGACGCCTCTATTTCCAGCAAAGGCCATCTCAg TGTATCAGACCTGCTGGATTATATAACCCCGGATACGGATCTCAAAGCAAGGGATGCCCAAAGGAAAGCTCGCCTGAAG GTCAAGGGAAGACCAGGACAAAGTCCAGGACCTGTGTCAGAAGAAAATCAGAAAGATGATGAAAGTCTGACTCCGACTCCTATAACTGGGGAGAGTTCAAGTGATAAAGAGAATACATCCGAAGCAAAACCTGAAGAAACAAAGGTTGAGAAACGTGATATGGAACCTCAAGATCTGGTGACGCTGGTTAATGTAGAGGCCACGGCTCAAGAGGACGACTCCTCTGACGAAGGATGGCAAGAAGCTGTCCCGAAAAATCGTTATCCTTCTGGGCGTAGAACCCGTCCCAGCCTGGCAAAGCTGAACACAAACTTCACGAACGTGAACCAGCAGACATCAAAAAGCAGAGGAAAACCCACCAATTTCGCGTCCCCAAGGACTAGTCCAAATGAGATTTCGATATCTGCTGCTGGTTCTACTTCCCAGCACGCCAAGAAGGCTTTGAAGAGCCCGAGTTTGAATAAAAAGCAACACAGTACCAATATAGTGGGAGAAAAGAAGCCAGTTAGCAATAAATCCGCCACCGAACAGATCAACAAGGCAACTCCTATGGTGAGTCCGGTGACTGTCAAAGCTGGGAAACTGTTTTCCTATAAGGAGGTTGCACTGGCACCCCCCGGAACTATTGTGAAAATAGTTGCGGAGCAGTTGACAGAAGAAACAACTGCCCCAGAGACATTGGACGCGGCAAAAGTTGCAGTAGATGGTCCTGAGAAAGTTAAGGCTGAGGAGGTTGAGAGTGAGAGTAAGCATGAGGCTACAGAAACGGAAACGAAAAATGCTGATGGTAATGAACAAGGAGTTGCTGTTGGTGGATCAAAGTTGATGAGTGCACAAGAGGATATCAAGGCTGAAAAGGCAGGAGAAGAAGGGTCTCCAACAAAGACAGCGGTTTCAGACGCAAGTCAAGGAATGTCTGAAAGTGTACAAACAGCAAAAGATTCAAATGGAAGTGGACCAGTAATAGGAGTGAAGCAACATATGGATGTGTCTGATGCTGAAGCCAGAGCAGTAGATGGTGAAACTGAAGATCTGCCTAATGCAGACTCAAGTCCAAAGTCACCAGGAGAAAAGCAAGAGGCATGCGAGGCACAAAAAGAGATGAGCAAGAAGCTCTCTGCTTCTGCTCCACCCTATACCCCAACGACCATTCCAATTTTTGGGTCGATTACTGTTCCAGTGTTCAACGACCATGTGGGTATCCTCCCCTCCCCACCGAATATTCCACCAATGCTTCCTGTAAACCATCTCCGCAGGTCAGCTCCTCATCAGTCTGTAACAGCTCGAGTTCCCTACGGGCCTAGGCTTTCAGGTGGTGGCTACAACCGATCTGGAAACAGGGTCCCTCGTAACAAACCAAGCTTCTCCATTAGCCCTGAGTCCAATGGCGAGGCTAATCAGTTCATTGGGCCAAGAATAATGAACCCTCATGCGGCTGAGTTCATACCGAGTCAACCATGGGTTTCTAACGGATATCCAGTGTCACCAAACGGCTATCTTGTATCACCAAATGGGACGGAAATAACACAGAATGGGTACCCGTTGTCGCCAGTAGCAGGTGCATATCCGTGTAACATACCCGCACAGCCTCAGAACGGACATATTACACCTGCACCACTGGCTTTAGAAGAGTTACCTGGTACCGAAAGCGCCGAGGAGAAGAGTGGAggcgaagaagagaagaaagctGCAGAGGATGGAGAAGTCACTGTACAAGAAAGTAAAGAAACGCCTGAAAATGGACAGTCGGCAGTAGGCGAAGAGAAACCCACAGAAGAAGAGGATATCTAA